The Chaetodon auriga isolate fChaAug3 chromosome 2, fChaAug3.hap1, whole genome shotgun sequence genome segment CTATTCTTAGGActacatgcaaacagacacacaaacatatttctCACCACTCTCCAAAGGCCttcaaaacacagcactgataGACATGATATGCTcttcacgctcacacacattcGTTCCCTCCCCATCACTCAGTCCATCCGATGGTTGTTGTCCCCTTGGGAATGCTGCCGGGACAGAGGTGGGCGTGGGGATTTCTCAGGTGACAGACACAAAGTGCCAGGAGCAGCAAGGGGCCACAACATTCAAGTGTGTGAGAGTCTGCATGAAAGACATGGCTGCAACACTGCTGGCTGTGATGCTCATGATGGCCTACATCTGTGAGGGAGGTGAGGTGCTTTGATGACAGATCATGACTGATATTTCAAACTCTCTGCTATTATCTCGGAAATGAATGCATCTGTGTCACCTGTTTATGCCATAGCACTGCTGAGAAAATCAACAGCGATGGACTTCCTTCAAAAAGTAAGAGAGAAGCGCGCATCAGAGTGTTTTcctggaggctgcagcagagacgtCAGCGAGGCTGGAGAAATGGTAGAGGGGGATGTAGGATATGTAAGTGCTCTGTCAATTGCACTTTCTGTCGGCAGTATGCAAAGTAGTTTGAATTAGACCCACTTTTACTGTGCATTTTAATACATCAATAATTACACTCCAATGATATTAATTATTCTGAAATTGGCTATTCTGCATAATaagtacttttacattttgcactCTGACTCTATTTTGATAATATTTCTGTGGTTGCTTAAGTAAAAATTTTAAATTCAGGAGTTTAACGGAGTGTTCTACATTGTGGTTTTGCTACTTTGACTTCAGTAAAAGATCAGAAAATTTCTTCCACCATTGCATGTACCTGCAAATAGATTCCACAGATTTTACAGAGATTGTTTTTTCAACTCCTTACACCACTGGTTAGTGGTGTTGTGTGGATGCGCAGCTGTCCCTCTGACAAACCAGAGCCTCGTCATTGTTATTTTCAAGATTCAAAAGCTGGAATTGCCACATTTTTCGTTCTTTCAAACCACAAGTTTGATTATTTCAGaatgtgttcagactgaaaggCCTCACACAGAATTCCCCTCTGCAAGTTGAAAACAAGTGTAAAATATCAGTAACTACAGACAATGTCAACAGGAAGATTTCCATTAAAAGTGGGCCATCAGTCTGTGTGGGCTGCTGGGTCTCTGCATGCGGGGCGAGTCTATCTACATGAAACTAAACATCATGAATAAAGACCACGTCCAGAGACATGGACTCACACTCAAGAGCTGAGAGGCCCTCCTCTGTTCAGCAGGGATAAGGTGAAACTGAATCAAGCGAGTCACTGAGGCATTTACCATTACTGTGTTCTTACATACCAGGCTTGCAATCTGAAGACAGAGTGAAGGCAGGCCATTAACATCGACTTTGTTACTTAGTGCACCTGTTGCAAATATCAGATGACCAGCATGAaagccagcagagagagggaatgtGATCAACCAGGGTTTCTGTCATGTTGTGGAACGTTTAGGTGCATGTTGTTGAGACCgtcactgaaaaacatgccTCATGGATATTATTAGCAATCAGAGTTAACATTGCTTTGAACAATGTACAAGTTCGGAATAAATATAACAACTTATTTGTAGGAGGAGAGTTCCAGCATGCAGTATAATGGAGGCGCTTCCCAGGAGGAAATGAACTATGTAAGTTGTAATAGTTTGGTGTTGAATTTTAACTTCATCATGTTGTtttaagataaataaaagtTCTATTATTATTTAGGAATAAAACCATTACAACAAAGCCTAAAAACTATTTTTGTCTCGCAGCAGAGCCCTGGAGGGGAGGCTGTGGTGGAGGAAGGATCTGGGATGTAGCCAAGAGGGAGAGCACAAGATGGCAATGTTGTCGTTGTTGGTCGGTCAACttgcaaaatattaaaaatataatatataattacCTATATGAAACTGAATAAAGGATTTATCTGATAAAGATTTCTTTCAAGGATTAATTTGCATGCCTGATTTCCTTTCTTTAAAGCTAATACATTAACAACAGTGATAAGGAAGATTTTTCTGTTACCTCCATTTgtaattaactttattttaataaatgtatgtcatatttatgtttgttcatgttgtcTTGCTTTGTAGTACATGGCAGATATAGAtgggtgacaaatgaaaggaaaactcCTGTGGCATTAAGTGTCTTGACAAGATGTTGGGCCACCATGAGCCAACAGAGCAGCTCCAATGTCTCCCATAGGTCTTCATCTGGGTTGAGATCTGGTTACTATGAAGGCCGTATAAGCATTCTGGATGATTCACATCACGTTTATACTCATGAAACCATCTGTGACCGCTCATATCACCTCAATGTTATCTGTTTCTCCGCTGAaggttgttttttatttgttaccAGTCTGTATGTCATGAAGCATGTTTATCCACTCAATAATCCACAAATTGGCATCTGACAGGATCACTCCCTTTGAGAGTAAAAAAAATTATTGTCAGAGTATCCACAGAGGTTATACCGCTTCTTCACTGTTGCCTTCCAGTGCTCAAAAACAAGCTAATGCTGTCACAGGGTGTGTACAAAATGCAGAATTTATATCTTGGGAGTTTTCAGAAGCTTGTAACAAACCTGTGTGTGGTCATTTGGTCTGCAGTCTGGACCTGTGTGTCATGTACGCTTTGTTGATTTCATTAGGGGTGGGTCCATCTTCTGTTTAAAACAATCCAGGGAATTTGCACAAGCTCAGTTAACCCACTGAATAATCGCCTTAGTAGGAAACAGCTTCCTCACTGACAGGAAAACAGCAGCTCGTTCCGTGACCTGCAGCCTGTAGCAGTTAATTCATATTTGTGAACTCTGGATGTTTTCTGAAACAAAGAATGTCATTGTCCTCTGTGTGGTTTCTATTTATAAGTCAGCCTGTAAAGAGGACTGCAAGGCTGCTCCAAGTAATTCACATTTGAAGAATCAAATCTAGAAATCATTTTTGTCCATGTGGACTTCTGCAAATAACAACACCTCGCCAGTTACTTCAGTTTAAGCAGTGAAATATGTGTCGAAAGTTTCTTCTGACTTAAAAATGCACCATGTGAAGTTTTGGTTCCCATGCTGTAACGTTATGTCACATGCTGATCACGGGCTCTCCTTGCATATCTACTAATGAGCAATGGTATGAATGAACCGTGAAAACAGACATATTTAAGGCACTATTCTTGTAGTTTTATGACTGACGTAACATCTTACATATTTCCAAGTATGGGCCCCTTTTAATGTTATTATCTAATCAAGTGTTAAGCGTTAATAATAGCAGCTATGCACACACGCGACGGCCAACTGCCTCTTTAATGTTGCCTTCAAGTGCTGATGATAAACTCACGCTTTTACACATCAAGTGACAAATACGAGCTTTTTGatctaataaaaaaaacatgtaccACACAACATCAGCCGGCTTTTAGATGATAATATATTGGGAATGAAGTAGCAAAGAGTCATTCCGTGCATTACTGCATGGTGAATAAGGAACAATACAACAAGAGAAACTGGCATTATTATTTGCGTTTTACATGTGTTAAAAGTTGttaaataaactacagtgtctTAATATCAATTGTCATCGCATCTTGGTATATcgaagaggaaagaaaatccCCTTGTTTCTGGTTTAATTTAGCACATCAATTGTCTGTCATTTGCCTACGTTTTACGTTTCCCCTTTCCGACACCACCGGAAAGCAACATAACAACCGACAGCAGTAACTGTTACGGCTTGACACTTTAGCTTTAGCTTACAGACAACAGCGGCGGAGTCGTTCAAAGAAAGTGCATTTCACAATGTAAGTGTACTGTGTTTCTACCGAAAGTTTTTAGAAATCAAATGTTACTCGGTCAAACTTGTCTAACATGACGGCCTTCCGGGTAGTTTGGTGAAACAGgatcacagaaaaaaagcaacgCCCAAAACTTTGCTGCTAGCATGCAACAAGTGCTAGGGCGTTAGTTTTCGATGTTTTACGTCAATCTAAGATAGATGTCGCAGCGAAAATTAGAAACTAGCAACTTTGCGTAACTTAAGTTATGTCAGCGTCCCTTAGGTAGTGAATCAATAAATGAACCGAAAACAAACGGTCTGCTTGTTAATGGCTGCAGCTGCGTAAACACGAATGTGGGACAATGAGCTTCCATGCTAGTTTTGCCGTCTATGGTCACAAGCTAGTCGTCTCTCCGGGtccgttttttgtttgtttggctaaTCTAGCCAACGTTAACTATGTGTAATATTCAGTTTAAAGGAAACAGGTATCATTTTGCAGTCTAGTAAAGTTGGTGGTTTGAAGTGTTGCAACTATAACTGGAAATGTCGAGCTACATACAAAGTACGACGAGTGGTCAGTTGAGAACAGGAAACGTATTGATGGCTCTATTACCTGTTGCTTGTTGTCGATAATAGTTACGTTATAGATTAGAGAGTTATTAACGTGGCGTAGCTAACGAGGACTGAGtgatgttttgtatttattattcagtgtttaGCTAACCATGGCCATGTTAGAATAGAAAGAGAGCATAAGTCaaatctcttaaaaaaaaaacccttgtgTCCATTTCCATTAACCTCCCCCATCCCGTCATCTGTTCCCACCCCACCCTGTACCACCGTGCACATTAAGTCTGTCTAAGTACTATGAATGTAGTTCAAAATTTACAGGTTCAAACCAAGAACCACGATGTTCGAAGGTTATTTGCTGCCCTGATCAAATCTGTCCATAAGGGCATGGTAATAAGTTAATCCTGGTTGAAGGCAGTTCCAGGCATAAAATATTCAAGAGGCATTGTACCCAGGAGTGTTTTCCTAATGCCGCAACCGATGTTGTTAAATCACGGTTTGGATGTTTTGGTATGGAGAATGGATGTATGACATTGGGCAAGCATTAAATCATTTGGACCTATTCATtatgcattttcatcatcaaataagcagtaaaacattaaagtgaAACTAACTCCCATAATACAATTTCTCATGCAATTGCTGTGACTTTGGATTGTTAGCTTTACATCTGTGAATCTGTATATAAAAACAAGTCCATCTTAAAATGAGATGGACATTTTGTGCTTCTGGAAAATCACAGCTTTATTCTAAATGGagaagtaaatatatttgctaaTTTAAACATAGTGACCTTGCTGTTATATCAAGAATCTGCAACAATCATCATAGGAACTAAAGAGGTTGTTTAAAGGCATTTTACACCACAGACATTTTGGCAAGTTAATTGAGGAAAGGGTGTAGTTAGTAGTCACTTGAATAATTGCTACAGACCATGTTGGCCACTTTCAAGGTCCTGTTATTGTGCAAGGTGGCTCACCTGGCATGACTCACTGGAGCACCTATACTGCAGAATAGAGTCATCATTCCCGTTAATTACTACTGTGCTTTTTTGCTATGACAAGTCTGAATATCTGCTTTgtaaaaagtcaataaaaaacATGGTAATTTCATAAAAATAGGAATTCTGCTGAAAAGTCATGAGAGGGTtgataaaaatacaaattgcAGTGGTACATATACAAAGTGACATTGCATTAAAAGTGAATTATCATTTGATAGGCAGGCAGTGTATGAATAATCTGATTAGTCCATCGACAGAAAATTAACCATTTTGAgaaattatttgcattttgaattatttttcaGGTAAAAAGAGCAAAGATTCACagttttcagcttctcaaatgtgaacatttaaaataattgttagttgaAGTCTCCCGGCTGTCTAATGCATgatatttaacatttacagtatttcctACTTGCCCAATTGGGCTAGTGAGTCAGAGTTCTAATTACCTCTATTTTGTTCTCTGTGGCCAAGAGGGAAAAACAGACTGTTGgcttgtttgtttaaaatcaGAAAGAAAGGGGGTTCTAACAAAGTCCAATTGCAAAGCTGTAGCACCTGCTTACCACATACTCACACTTCTAGACCTGCAGTTCCAGTCTCATCTATGGCGCCGTATGTCGAGAGCACTATTAGCAGCCATAATTTAAAACAGCCATTGCAAGGTGTGCAATCTGCAGTAACTCTTAAGTATTAGCACTGtcattttgacatgtttcaCCTGTAGCAAATGTGAGATATCTGCAGTTCCTTGGTGCCATTTTGTGTGTTCTTGaggtttttgtcattttacataTGTATCACCTTCAAGCTAAAATGAGATGGGTGATTAAATATAGAAAATTATGTAGCAACCGAAGCCCAGTGGGTATTAGATGCTCAGAAACAGGACTATGAATTAAACTTGAATTTGTATTGCCTTCATGAGGTCTAGAGTAGGGTTTGgtgtttgtttgaaaaacaaTAGTTTTTCCTCAGGAAATGATGCAGGTCAGGCTTGCTAGCGTTAGTTCAGTTTAGATAGGGTTGACTGTGATGTGGTCTTGTGTTGATATTTGACAGCTGGAGTGAAATGAGGTCTTGTGTCTCACTCCTCGACTTATTCTGTATTTAAAGGGAGGCGTCTGCAGCAGTCAGCTctgaaaaacagatgtttatATACTCTGATACACTCCAGCTGGTGGTGATGTTTGCACAGTGTCTCAGCCACTCTGTGGCAAATAACAGCCAGGTTGCACGATCAACCAGCAGTTGGACAAATAAGTCTGTTTTCTGACTTTGTTATCCAGCAATGTACATCAGGTTTGTTCTCATATTGATACTTCACCAAAGCACTGATAGTATGCTTCCTCATGCATGTCTCTGTAGTTTCTTGCTTTTTTCTAACCCAGTCAATTGAAAGGACTTtggagagagtggaggaagaagtTGGCTAGAAAATACGGAAATGTGTCCTTTGTTACTGCTGCCTTCTGCTTTCTCAAATATATGTCTAGCATAAGCACATTTTCATGTTATTGGTACAATCCTGAAACTAAGAAGGACCATGTTtctggagaaagagagaagctgTGTCTCTTTCAGGAGAAATAAGAGAGGCTGGAAGGGTTTGAGTCTGTCAACAGTGTCCTGGTCAGGTGTCCTGGTAGGTGTTAGTTTAGGGGATGGGGATGATTTGGTTTGTCAGCCTCATGTGAGAAATGGTGCAGAATAGATCTATTCTGCTGTCAACACATACACTTCTTAGCATCATGTTCTTTCACCATTTTTTAGACCCTACTTTTGCTCCATACTTAGCTTTAATATGAATCTAATATTTCAATTTGGTGAGCATATGTTTGTCAAAAAGACATAATGAAGCTTGTGCCTGTCCTGCAATGGCAATTTATATTTGTAATCTTGTTTGTCACAATGGATGGTACAGGATGTTTCGAACATGGTAAATGTTTTGGgcgttttgtttttgaagtttaGTATGCATGGGTGTGCCCACTTGCGGTATGCACTAAGTGTTTTGCATGTTGAGGAAAAGGAGTGATCCATCTCTGGCTGTCTTGACTGCCTTTATATGTGGGCTGTGTCTAAGTATACGTTGTAAACTGCCACACTTATCTCTTTTACTGAGTCATAATAAATCCTGTATAATCCCTACAGTTCGATGTAAACACCTTCCACCCATTGTCCTGATTTCAGTTATCTATCTTCAGATAAGTGTAGTCAATGCAAAGCAATTCTGTCTCAAGTCACAGGGTGGCAGTAGATAACCAATTAACATGGCTGCAAAGACAAGGGATGCATATCAAATCTAGGAATCCCAAATAGATTATCAAAGGAAATAAACACGGTAATTTCCTTGTCCAGTTTCCACGTTTTATATTTATGTCATTTGTCAGAACAGTCTTCCTAAGTTGTTACGAAAGAACAAACTTTAGAAAATAAGAATTCAGAGACTTGCTTGAAGTTTGAGATGGGCTGGATGCATTATGTTATATTCATTTTCCCGAAGATTTTAGCTATCCATTGTCAGTTATTGACTGTTATGAAACATTGACATGAAGCATTAATTCTGCAATGAATCTCATGGCATCCCATTCATTCTGAAGGTACATTACCAACCATCCTGTGTATTCTTACTTTGCAAATAAACCTCTATTCTCGTATTATCCACCCGAGGTTCTCATGTGATTAATGTTTAAATACATACTAAGCCTGTCAGTGTGCTTAATGAGTGCAGTTACTGGCAGAAGTACAAAGTAGCGCATGGGAACAATTTcaatatttacataaaaaacacagcTAGAATGCAACATCTCCCCTCATCCCCAAATTTAACAGATAATTATTCCCTGCAgcaatgtttcatttcagttataTGACCACTCAGTATAATAGCGTACTATATTGATGAGAGATTTTCAACATTAAGTTTTGGTGTCCATGACCAGCCCTTATGTAGGTTCAGTTTTGATGAATGCATTACTCTGATTTAGCATTTGATCGTGTTATTGTATGGGCCTCCCCATGACCATCCTCAAATTAGAGGTGGTGTTGTGTAGCAGACATTTTACACAGTCAACCCTCCTTGTTTGAAAAACATCAAGATGTCTTTTACAACAGTTcttcacattttaaataatttgCTATTTTATTTGATGGAATAATGTAATGGCCCTCAAAAAACGAATTCTTTGTTAAGGGAGGTTGAAATGCTAAATTAATTTAGAGCCCTAATTTCTGTGTTATTTCTTTTCAGAGATTTTCCTTGATACTGaattgtgtttactgttgtGAAATAAATGACTGTTTTGTAGGTGGAATATTAGTCTTTATTTTCAGCTTCAAGGTTTCTTTACATTACCTTAGAAGTCACAGCTGTGtaaacatcatttttttctaattcttttttttttttcagttttaggggttttttttaacattggCTTTGACTGTGATATAGGGATTAATCGAGAGATTAAGAGAGTAAGTGTGATAAGAATGGATTTTTGCAGTTGTGGTTAGTTGTTTCCTCCGCTTTATTGCCACCTGCAGTCACATTTATCTTAGTATGGTAGGTGCGGATTGAGTGACATGgtatgcaaaacacatttttgtgaaaTCTCACAGAAGGCTAATAGTATACACTTTGTCATTTCACCAGGTCGGCAGCCCTTGGTCCAGAAGGTTCTGGCGCAGCCTCAGGCAACAGGCGCCTGCAGCAAACCCAGGCCCAGGTGGATGAGGTATGATACATCTCTGGTTACTGGCTTACTTTAAAGCTCCAAGTATATGTTTTTAACACTGGATGATGTTGATtaaaaatcaccaaaaacacatttataaaaatatcaatttatGTGTGCCCTACCAGTAGGAATACACAAgttctttatttccatttattatttttaaagaaagcTCCTGCGTAAGATGCCCTTTAAGTCTGCCCTATGTCAGAGTCAATCACGTTATTTATGAAGTCACTGGACACATTTACGTTCAGAAGCAGTTCTACCTGCTCTACCTTTCTCAGCATACATCATTCGCTCACTCTTATTATTGAACTCCAtgctctcccccctctctctgtcttcagccACTCTGTATGACTCCATTCTTCCTTGACGTCTGCCTCTCGCAGAGACTTGCATAACCCTTGGCAGCCGTGTCATGAATCACCACAATGTGGAATCAGTAGCTCTACCTCTGCACATGTCGTATCACATGCCAGAGAACATTGGCCATTCccttttttagtttttagaaATTATATTCAAAACCATATCAGTAAGGCCACCAGGAAAAAATGTCTGACaagtctccctcctcctgtggTTTTACTTTTAATCCCCTTAACTGTCCTTCCACTTTCTTTCTCAGTTGTGGCCTCCTTGATGTTAGCCCCTCCTCCACAGAACTTTAACCTCAGCGTGTCACACAAAGCCTGTGATTGGTTGTCAGAAGTTTATGTAATCACTAGGGTTATGTAAGGTCTGCATGGGCCTGCACACTCCTCCCCACCCTGCCGCTCTGTCTAAGAGGAGGGCCAGTAGTGGGGTTtgtggatcagtggaacataTGGGTTATGTGTATTCTGTGATACTACGTGTACACACATGAATGCCTGTCAGTGAACTATGTTAAGCAGAAGTGTGTATATAGCTTTTTTACCTTGTAAGGTGCAATCTTTCTTGATTGGTCGTTATGTTAAGTAACATTGTTAGAGGTTACT includes the following:
- the LOC143330560 gene encoding uncharacterized protein LOC143330560 isoform X1; translation: MKDMAATLLAVMLMMAYICEGALLRKSTAMDFLQKVREKRASECFPGGCSRDVSEAGEMVEGDVGYEESSSMQYNGGASQEEMNYQSPGGEAVVEEGSGM
- the LOC143330560 gene encoding uncharacterized protein LOC143330560 isoform X2: MKDMAATLLAVMLMMAYICEGALLRKSTAMDFLQKVREKRASECFPGGCSRDVSEAGEMVEGDVGYEESSSMQYNGGASQEEMNYSPGGEAVVEEGSGM